The following are from one region of the Natronosporangium hydrolyticum genome:
- a CDS encoding ATP-binding protein, with protein sequence MLVGREPQLAELRKAARQPPAVVLIEGEAGVGKTRLIKEWLAEPELRGTAVLTGQCSPLREPLPFGPVIEALADAGRYLPESTPLSPVTGALRPLLPELADRLPPPLAPLGDRRQERHRVFRGLRDLLAGLGPAVLVLDDLHWLDSGTRELLRFLADRLPEHLRLVLSYRREDLADPDAPTIVLPAACSPLRLALTPLTVDQVAELVAAVDYPAPTGGFAEYLHAQTMGLPLAVEESLGLLRDRQRRATDPALVPLPDALTVPTALRDALLERSSRLSRSARRLLYAAAILTNPATEGTLCRVAGVTARHCPAALAELIGRGLLGPGPGDRYGFRHGLARQAVHDSLSEPTRRALHRRAVAALMNLDPRPLGQLAHHCRHAGLHTEWQHYAEAAADQAIDLGDDETAAQLLQEVVARADLDLDARVRIALKLGQAALTGLNHSEAITILRHTLAEADLPTAARGELRLYLGVLLRNQVRQTEAGRAELEQAVDELSHRPELAARAMASLGAPYLTDRQQLPDHLRWLARAGETAAHASDSDVTAVVVANRAAALISTGDPAGWRLLDAEAQPLLYVNGAWAAVCVGRYADAHMLLDAAGRLVTDSPGSYLGCALTGTALMHDLATGQWEGLSARARQVAAENADVPAVAAEARLVLGSLAMATGDLRAARDHLGQCAGSIPVAVAGHGGLARLATVEGDWRRGYHQISRGLALVRDKGAWCWAAELLPIAVTVVARAGNGHRAAEKLLAEVAEGLAGRETPLADVALLAGRALAAEAAGELATAAQQHAEAARGYDALPRPYAAALAYEAQGRCLVALGADGDAPLAEAVRRFESLRASWDLGRCRQLLRSLGGRLPHRRGRRGYGGQLSPREEEVVRLVRSGLTNREVAEALFLSPRTVEAHVARVLRKLGLPSRRTLTESGPDADG encoded by the coding sequence GTGCTGGTCGGGCGCGAACCACAGCTCGCGGAGCTCCGGAAAGCCGCCCGCCAGCCACCCGCAGTCGTGCTCATCGAGGGCGAGGCCGGGGTAGGCAAGACCCGACTGATCAAGGAATGGCTCGCCGAACCGGAGCTGCGCGGCACCGCCGTGCTCACCGGCCAGTGCAGCCCGCTGCGCGAGCCGCTCCCGTTCGGCCCGGTCATCGAGGCGCTGGCCGACGCGGGCAGATACCTGCCGGAGTCGACGCCGCTCTCGCCCGTCACCGGGGCGCTCCGGCCGTTGCTGCCCGAACTGGCCGATCGGCTCCCGCCGCCGCTGGCGCCGCTCGGCGACCGACGGCAGGAGCGGCACCGGGTCTTCCGCGGTCTGCGCGATCTGCTCGCCGGCCTGGGGCCGGCGGTGCTGGTCCTTGATGACCTGCACTGGCTCGACAGCGGCACCCGAGAGCTACTGCGGTTCCTCGCCGACCGGCTGCCGGAGCACCTACGACTGGTGCTGAGCTACCGCCGCGAAGACCTGGCCGACCCCGACGCCCCCACCATCGTGCTCCCCGCGGCCTGCTCCCCGCTGCGGCTAGCCCTCACGCCGCTCACCGTCGACCAGGTCGCCGAACTCGTCGCCGCCGTCGACTATCCCGCCCCCACTGGCGGGTTCGCCGAGTACCTGCACGCCCAGACCATGGGGCTACCGCTCGCGGTCGAGGAGTCGCTCGGGCTACTCCGGGACCGGCAACGGCGAGCCACCGATCCAGCGCTGGTGCCGCTACCGGATGCGCTGACCGTCCCCACGGCGCTGCGCGACGCCCTGCTGGAGCGGTCGAGCCGGCTCAGCCGCTCCGCCCGGCGGCTGCTGTACGCCGCGGCCATCTTGACCAACCCGGCGACCGAGGGCACCCTGTGCCGGGTAGCCGGCGTCACCGCCCGTCACTGCCCCGCCGCGCTCGCGGAGCTGATCGGCCGCGGGCTCCTGGGCCCGGGCCCGGGTGATCGGTACGGCTTCCGGCACGGCCTCGCCCGCCAGGCGGTCCACGATTCACTCTCCGAGCCGACGCGACGCGCGCTGCACCGCCGCGCCGTCGCCGCCCTGATGAATCTGGATCCGCGCCCGCTCGGGCAACTGGCCCATCATTGTCGGCACGCCGGCCTGCACACCGAGTGGCAACACTACGCCGAGGCCGCCGCCGACCAGGCGATCGACCTCGGCGACGATGAGACCGCCGCGCAATTGCTGCAGGAGGTGGTGGCCCGGGCCGACCTGGACCTCGACGCCCGGGTACGGATCGCGCTCAAGCTCGGGCAGGCGGCGCTGACCGGGCTGAACCACAGCGAAGCCATCACTATCCTCCGCCACACCCTCGCCGAGGCCGACCTCCCCACCGCAGCCCGCGGCGAACTCCGGCTCTACCTTGGGGTGCTGCTCCGCAATCAGGTACGGCAGACCGAGGCGGGCCGGGCCGAGCTGGAGCAGGCGGTCGACGAACTCAGCCACCGTCCCGAGTTGGCGGCCCGGGCGATGGCGAGCCTCGGCGCCCCGTACCTGACCGACCGGCAGCAGCTTCCGGACCATCTGCGGTGGTTGGCCCGGGCCGGCGAGACCGCAGCGCACGCTAGCGACTCGGACGTGACCGCGGTAGTGGTCGCCAACCGGGCCGCGGCGCTGATCTCCACCGGCGACCCGGCCGGCTGGCGCCTGCTCGACGCTGAGGCGCAGCCGCTGCTCTATGTCAACGGTGCTTGGGCCGCGGTCTGCGTCGGGCGGTACGCCGACGCGCACATGCTGCTGGACGCCGCCGGCCGGTTGGTGACCGACTCGCCCGGCAGCTACCTCGGCTGCGCCCTGACCGGCACCGCCCTGATGCACGACCTGGCGACCGGGCAGTGGGAAGGGCTCTCGGCCCGTGCCCGCCAGGTAGCGGCGGAGAACGCCGACGTTCCCGCGGTCGCCGCCGAGGCGAGGCTGGTGCTGGGCAGTCTCGCCATGGCCACCGGCGACCTGCGCGCCGCCCGCGACCATCTCGGACAGTGCGCCGGTTCGATCCCGGTCGCGGTGGCGGGCCACGGCGGGCTGGCCCGGCTGGCCACCGTCGAGGGTGATTGGCGGCGGGGTTACCACCAGATCAGCCGGGGCCTGGCGCTGGTACGGGACAAAGGGGCCTGGTGCTGGGCGGCGGAGCTGCTGCCCATCGCGGTAACCGTCGTCGCCCGGGCCGGCAACGGCCACCGGGCGGCCGAGAAGCTACTGGCGGAGGTGGCCGAGGGGCTCGCTGGCCGGGAGACGCCGCTGGCGGACGTGGCGCTACTCGCCGGCCGGGCGCTAGCCGCCGAGGCCGCCGGCGAGCTGGCGACCGCCGCGCAACAGCACGCGGAGGCTGCCCGCGGGTACGACGCGCTCCCCCGACCGTACGCGGCGGCGCTCGCCTACGAGGCGCAGGGCCGGTGTCTCGTGGCGCTGGGGGCGGACGGCGATGCCCCGCTCGCTGAGGCGGTGCGCCGGTTCGAGTCGCTGCGGGCGAGCTGGGACCTCGGCCGCTGTCGGCAGCTGTTGCGAAGCCTCGGCGGCCGGCTGCCCCACCGCCGCGGCCGCCGCGGGTACGGCGGCCAGCTCTCCCCCCGGGAGGAGGAGGTGGTCCGCCTTGTCCGTAGTGGATTGACTAATCGTGAGGTGGCCGAGGCGCTGTTCCTGTCACCGCGGACGGTGGAGGCGCACGTGGCCCGGGTCCTCCGCAAGCTCGGCCTGCCCTCCCGGCGGACGCTCACCGAGAGCGGGCCGGACGCTGACGGATAG
- a CDS encoding stage II sporulation protein M, with protein sequence MDLDAFVTAHSGEWRRLQQLTRKPRRRLTPAEIDELVALHHRAATHLSTVRSQAPDPAVVARLSQLVFASRAALTPTRRLAPADVARFFLVTFPGEVFRTARWSLGVAAAFVALSGVRMATVAADPGRFFAAPALQELVDHRFEDYYSTYQPQNFTVGVWTNNAYLAAICLAGGILIFPVLLLLWYNAENLGLVGGAMLGSGRGDLFFQLLLIHGLLELTAIFIAAGVGLRIGWAWIAPGADWSRTEAVGARGRAGMAVALGLVPVLFVSALVEAFITPAPWPIELRLAIGTLVWLGFVAYVWWFGAAAVRGGASSDVDRFDRPAAVPASS encoded by the coding sequence GTGGACCTGGACGCCTTCGTCACCGCTCACAGCGGCGAGTGGCGCCGGCTGCAGCAGCTGACGCGCAAGCCCCGCCGCCGGTTGACCCCGGCCGAGATCGACGAGCTGGTGGCGCTGCATCACCGGGCCGCCACCCACCTGTCCACGGTGCGCAGCCAGGCACCGGATCCGGCGGTGGTGGCGCGGCTGTCGCAGCTGGTCTTCGCGTCCCGGGCGGCGTTGACCCCGACACGGCGGCTGGCGCCGGCCGATGTCGCCAGGTTCTTCCTGGTGACCTTTCCGGGTGAGGTCTTCCGGACCGCCCGCTGGTCGCTCGGCGTGGCGGCGGCGTTCGTGGCGCTCAGTGGGGTCCGGATGGCGACCGTCGCCGCCGATCCGGGCCGCTTCTTCGCCGCCCCGGCGCTGCAGGAGCTGGTGGATCACCGGTTCGAGGATTACTACAGCACCTACCAACCGCAGAATTTCACAGTCGGGGTGTGGACCAACAACGCGTACCTAGCCGCGATCTGTCTGGCCGGCGGCATCCTGATCTTCCCGGTGTTGCTGCTGCTCTGGTATAACGCCGAGAACCTCGGGCTGGTCGGCGGCGCGATGCTCGGTAGTGGCCGCGGCGACCTGTTCTTCCAACTGTTGCTGATCCACGGGCTGCTGGAGCTCACCGCCATCTTCATCGCCGCCGGGGTGGGGCTGCGGATCGGCTGGGCCTGGATCGCCCCTGGCGCCGACTGGAGCCGGACCGAGGCGGTGGGCGCCCGTGGCCGGGCCGGGATGGCGGTGGCGCTGGGGTTGGTGCCGGTGCTGTTCGTCAGCGCCTTGGTGGAGGCGTTCATAACGCCGGCGCCGTGGCCGATCGAGCTGCGGTTGGCGATCGGGACGCTGGTGTGGCTCGGATTCGTGGCCTACGTCTGGTGGTTCGGGGCGGCGGCGGTCCGGGGCGGGGCGAGCAGCGACGTAGACCGGTTCGACCGGCCCGCCGCCGTCCCCGCGAGCAGCTGA
- a CDS encoding RDD family protein: MTGDAVAMEIRVARPASRALALLVDLFAQVLLWLTLQLLGVFVLLLLASLGLAEWPLWQAMAIVITVVVFVGYPTAMLTLTRGRTLGKLALGLRVVRDDGGPVGFRHSFTRTLVGVAVEFPAVVLPFGGWILSVLLMTTHPRSKRLGDHAAGTFVIHERTPPTGQWLPAMPPRMAIWAATLDLSRVDDELALTVRHFLGRTRSLAEPARSRLGEQLAREIAQATSPPPPAGTAGWEYLAAVHAERHDRAMRRVRGVPGAGHPVWSELLAVTAPPRPPSPTSPNPAGQAPAAR; the protein is encoded by the coding sequence ATGACCGGGGACGCAGTCGCGATGGAGATCCGGGTCGCCCGACCCGCCTCCCGGGCCCTCGCGCTCCTGGTCGACCTGTTCGCGCAGGTGTTGCTGTGGCTGACGCTGCAGCTGCTGGGCGTCTTCGTGCTGCTGCTGCTGGCTAGCCTGGGGTTGGCCGAGTGGCCGCTCTGGCAGGCGATGGCGATCGTGATCACGGTGGTGGTCTTCGTCGGTTACCCCACCGCCATGCTCACGCTCACCCGTGGGCGGACCCTCGGCAAGCTCGCGCTGGGGCTCCGGGTGGTACGCGACGACGGCGGACCGGTGGGTTTCCGGCACAGCTTCACCCGGACCCTGGTCGGGGTGGCGGTGGAGTTCCCCGCGGTGGTGCTGCCGTTCGGCGGTTGGATCCTCAGCGTGCTGTTGATGACCACGCATCCGCGCAGTAAACGGCTCGGCGACCACGCCGCCGGGACCTTCGTGATCCACGAGCGAACTCCCCCCACCGGGCAATGGCTGCCGGCGATGCCGCCCCGGATGGCGATCTGGGCCGCCACCCTGGACCTCTCCCGGGTCGACGACGAGTTGGCGCTCACGGTGCGGCACTTTCTGGGCCGGACGCGGTCGCTCGCCGAGCCGGCCCGCAGCCGGTTGGGCGAGCAGTTGGCGCGGGAGATCGCCCAGGCGACCAGCCCGCCGCCGCCGGCCGGCACGGCCGGCTGGGAGTATTTGGCGGCGGTGCACGCGGAGCGGCACGACCGCGCCATGCGGCGAGTCCGGGGCGTGCCGGGAGCCGGTCACCCGGTCTGGTCGGAGCTGCTGGCGGTTACCGCCCCACCCCGCCCGCCGAGCCCTACCAGCCCGAAC